In Natronomonas halophila, one DNA window encodes the following:
- a CDS encoding tyrosine-type recombinase/integrase: MTNKNNLEPIRPAEAKEMYLSQRESEVSTNTIQAHHYRLKHFIHWCEEVEEIENLNGLSGRDLQRYKMWRRDDGDLNNVTLVTQLSTLRVFINWCANIDAVEEGLHDKILLPSLSKTEDRRDAMLDSEAAEQLIDYLRQFEFGTRTHALVEVLWLTGMRIGAAHSIDLADYNPEDQTIELHHRPESDTRLKNKEDGERVVTLNAEVCDALDAYLQYHRIEAEDNSGRKPLFTTSEGRPAKTSLRDSIYRISRPCIYTGDCPHGRQKATCEAMETNKASKCPSSVSPHAIRRGSITHHLSEDVPEKIVGDRMNVSLDVLEKHYDRRTEEEKAEQRRDYLDDI; the protein is encoded by the coding sequence ATGACCAACAAAAACAACCTGGAACCGATTCGTCCAGCTGAAGCTAAGGAGATGTATCTTTCCCAGCGGGAAAGCGAGGTATCAACAAATACGATTCAAGCACACCACTACCGGCTCAAACACTTCATTCATTGGTGCGAAGAGGTCGAGGAGATAGAGAATTTGAACGGGCTGTCGGGACGCGACTTACAGCGATACAAGATGTGGCGTCGGGACGATGGTGATCTTAATAACGTCACGCTCGTCACTCAGCTCTCTACCCTTCGGGTATTCATCAACTGGTGTGCAAACATCGACGCCGTAGAGGAGGGACTACACGACAAGATACTGCTTCCCTCACTCTCGAAGACGGAAGACCGGCGTGACGCGATGCTCGATTCGGAGGCTGCGGAACAATTGATAGACTATCTCCGACAATTCGAGTTCGGAACTCGCACCCACGCCCTTGTGGAAGTACTTTGGCTCACAGGAATGCGAATCGGTGCGGCTCATAGCATCGACCTCGCAGACTACAATCCCGAAGACCAGACAATCGAGTTGCACCACCGTCCTGAGTCAGATACTCGGCTGAAAAACAAGGAAGACGGGGAACGAGTCGTCACGTTGAACGCTGAAGTTTGTGATGCGCTGGATGCCTACCTCCAGTATCATCGCATCGAGGCCGAGGATAATTCTGGTCGAAAGCCGTTGTTCACCACTTCCGAAGGACGACCCGCGAAGACTTCCTTACGGGATAGCATCTACCGAATCAGTCGTCCTTGTATCTATACCGGAGATTGCCCGCATGGACGACAGAAGGCGACGTGTGAGGCGATGGAGACGAATAAAGCCAGTAAGTGCCCGTCAAGTGTGAGTCCCCACGCCATTCGGCGTGGTTCAATCACGCACCATCTCTCCGAGGATGTTCCCGAGAAAATCGTTGGTGATCGGATGAACGTGAGCCTCGATGTGCTTGAAAAGCACTACGACCGACGAACTGAAGAGGAGAAGGCAGAACAGCGTAGAGATTACTTAGATGATATATAA
- the nadC gene encoding carboxylating nicotinate-nucleotide diphosphorylase, whose translation MIEQSQIERWLREDVGHHDVTNEVPGETDGRLVAKESGVVAGLDAAEAVFDYLGVDVDECVEAGQRIEAGDAVLRVDGPTADVLRGERVAVNIAGHASGIATKTRRAVDAAREVSDSVDIAGTRKTTPGLRGVEKRALVAGGGDTHRLDLSHMVMVKDNHVAEMGMEAAVARFRERASFATKIEVEVERPERAVDAAEAGADIVLLDNMTPAEVERAVATLPEETLAEASGGITVEDIPDYAATGVDVISMGSLTHSAPTLDYSFRTGAE comes from the coding sequence CTGATTGAGCAGTCGCAGATCGAACGTTGGCTCCGGGAGGACGTGGGTCACCACGACGTGACGAACGAGGTACCCGGGGAGACGGACGGCCGACTCGTCGCCAAGGAATCGGGCGTTGTCGCCGGCCTCGATGCCGCCGAAGCGGTCTTCGACTACCTCGGCGTTGACGTCGACGAGTGTGTCGAGGCTGGCCAGCGTATCGAGGCGGGCGACGCCGTGCTTCGAGTCGACGGCCCTACCGCCGACGTCCTCCGAGGCGAGCGTGTCGCGGTGAACATCGCCGGGCACGCTTCCGGCATCGCGACGAAGACGCGGAGAGCCGTCGATGCTGCACGGGAGGTGTCGGATTCAGTCGATATCGCCGGCACTCGAAAGACCACACCCGGCCTCCGCGGCGTCGAGAAACGCGCTCTCGTCGCCGGCGGCGGCGACACTCATCGGCTTGACCTCTCGCATATGGTGATGGTCAAAGACAACCACGTCGCCGAGATGGGGATGGAGGCGGCCGTCGCGCGGTTCCGCGAGCGGGCGTCCTTCGCGACGAAAATCGAGGTCGAAGTCGAACGGCCCGAGCGAGCGGTCGATGCCGCCGAGGCCGGCGCCGATATCGTCCTTCTAGATAACATGACGCCGGCAGAAGTCGAGCGGGCCGTCGCGACACTTCCGGAGGAGACGCTTGCCGAAGCAAGCGGTGGGATTACTGTTGAGGACATTCCCGACTACGCGGCGACGGGTGTCGACGTCATCTCGATGGGTAGTTTGACCCACAGCGCGCCGACGCTGGATTACTCCTTCCGGACCGGCGCCGAGTGA
- a CDS encoding FxsA family protein, with protein MDLRVIGVLLLVPLLDVMLLVVLATRLGPAVTVALVVLTAFIGLLLVRAEGRHTLGRLQAKVAEGSPPTNELLDGALLLIAGALMLTPGLVTDLVGLLFVLPPTRYPIRVAVKKYVVTPYVDAKTGGFATGNVYMGGFPNDGGDSDPRGEEFFKQGDGGAVDMDDDAYEFSDADDDTGSDDGFTDVRFDEESDDEDPREP; from the coding sequence ATGGACTTGCGGGTCATCGGCGTCCTGCTGCTCGTGCCGCTGCTGGACGTCATGCTGCTGGTCGTGTTGGCGACGCGTCTCGGACCGGCGGTGACCGTGGCGCTGGTCGTGTTGACTGCCTTCATCGGCCTGCTGTTGGTTCGAGCGGAGGGGCGCCACACGCTCGGGCGCTTGCAGGCGAAAGTCGCCGAAGGGTCCCCGCCGACGAACGAACTGCTGGACGGAGCCCTGCTTCTCATCGCCGGTGCGCTGATGCTCACCCCCGGCCTCGTGACGGACCTCGTCGGCCTGCTGTTCGTGCTGCCGCCGACCCGCTACCCGATTCGCGTCGCCGTCAAGAAGTACGTCGTCACGCCCTACGTCGACGCCAAAACCGGTGGATTCGCCACGGGGAACGTCTATATGGGCGGCTTCCCGAACGACGGTGGCGATAGCGACCCACGCGGCGAGGAGTTCTTCAAACAGGGCGACGGCGGCGCGGTCGATATGGACGACGACGCGTACGAATTCAGCGACGCGGACGACGATACTGGGTCGGATGACGGGTTCACCGACGTCCGGTTCGACGAGGAGTCGGACGACGAGGACCCGCGCGAACCGTAA
- a CDS encoding anthranilate phosphoribosyltransferase, producing the protein MAVEQSYGEWPLKRLMTEVVGSGHKSADDMTREQAEEAFQRILDDEPDPTTLGAFLLANRWKRNTPEELGAFVDVMAEGVDHAAPDCDPVDCGANYDGKGRSAIFGVGAGLVAAAAGTPVVAHSGDRVPTQKQDAYKHVLDELGVRTDLSSEESADMTDEVGFGFYYQPNFAPEVDALEDRREEMGVRTFINTIETLANPAEASTHLGSFYHLPYAKRIIDTFQEAETATVDRVVMFQGMEGYDDVRPGSTKVAVWNEGEEMDDFDIETPEYGMDFEEEDLHVDDVAADSATITEDVLTGERDDEFADAIAVNAALRIYAGGDAEDIDAGLQQAREALESGAAAEKLEELRDF; encoded by the coding sequence ATGGCAGTAGAGCAATCCTACGGCGAGTGGCCCCTCAAGCGGCTGATGACCGAAGTCGTCGGTTCCGGGCACAAATCGGCCGACGACATGACCCGCGAGCAGGCCGAAGAGGCTTTCCAGCGCATTCTGGACGACGAACCCGACCCGACGACGCTGGGTGCCTTCCTGCTGGCCAACCGCTGGAAGCGCAACACGCCCGAGGAGCTGGGCGCGTTCGTCGACGTGATGGCCGAGGGCGTCGACCACGCCGCCCCCGACTGCGACCCCGTCGACTGCGGCGCCAACTACGACGGCAAGGGCCGCAGCGCTATCTTCGGCGTCGGCGCCGGACTGGTCGCCGCCGCCGCAGGAACGCCCGTCGTCGCTCACTCCGGGGACCGCGTGCCGACCCAGAAGCAGGACGCCTACAAGCACGTCCTCGACGAGTTGGGCGTTCGCACTGACCTCTCGTCCGAGGAATCGGCCGATATGACCGACGAGGTCGGCTTCGGGTTCTACTACCAGCCGAACTTCGCCCCCGAGGTCGACGCGCTCGAGGACCGCCGCGAGGAGATGGGCGTTCGAACCTTCATCAACACCATCGAGACGCTGGCGAACCCCGCCGAGGCCTCGACGCATCTCGGCTCCTTCTACCATCTCCCCTACGCCAAGCGCATCATCGACACCTTCCAAGAGGCCGAAACGGCGACGGTCGACCGCGTCGTCATGTTCCAGGGGATGGAGGGCTACGACGACGTCCGCCCCGGGTCGACGAAGGTGGCCGTCTGGAACGAGGGCGAGGAGATGGACGACTTCGATATCGAGACGCCCGAGTACGGCATGGACTTCGAGGAAGAGGACCTCCACGTCGACGACGTGGCGGCCGACTCCGCCACGATTACCGAGGACGTCCTGACGGGCGAGCGCGACGACGAGTTCGCCGACGCTATCGCCGTCAACGCGGCCCTGCGAATCTACGCTGGCGGGGACGCGGAGGATATCGATGCCGGCCTCCAGCAGGCCCGTGAGGCCCTCGAAAGCGGTGCTGCGGCGGAGAAACTCGAGGAACTGCGGGACTTCTAA
- a CDS encoding GNAT family N-acetyltransferase, whose translation MDLRIATRSDAEAIASIYRPYVEETAITFEETPPDAETIADRIADTVETYPWFVAERDGEVVGYAYGGKLRKRAAYRWVVELSVYVDRERRRTGVGSALYRALLSTLEQQGFQSAYGVVTLPNPESVAFHEELGFERTAFLPESGYKLGEWHDVAWFERALGEGRPENPTDPTPFSACRDAAWLDTILADVSAGAE comes from the coding sequence ATGGACCTCCGTATCGCCACCCGGTCGGACGCCGAGGCCATCGCGTCCATCTATCGCCCCTACGTCGAGGAGACGGCGATTACCTTCGAGGAGACGCCGCCGGACGCCGAGACGATTGCGGACCGCATCGCCGACACCGTCGAGACGTATCCGTGGTTCGTCGCCGAGCGCGACGGCGAGGTGGTCGGCTACGCCTACGGCGGCAAACTCCGAAAGCGCGCGGCCTACCGCTGGGTCGTCGAACTCTCGGTGTACGTCGACCGCGAGCGTCGGCGCACCGGCGTCGGGTCGGCGCTCTATCGCGCGCTGCTGTCGACGCTCGAACAGCAGGGCTTTCAGAGCGCCTACGGCGTCGTTACCCTGCCGAACCCCGAAAGCGTCGCCTTCCACGAGGAACTGGGCTTCGAGCGGACGGCCTTCCTCCCCGAATCGGGCTACAAACTCGGTGAGTGGCACGATGTCGCGTGGTTCGAGCGCGCGCTCGGGGAGGGCCGCCCCGAGAACCCGACGGACCCGACGCCCTTCTCGGCGTGCCGCGACGCCGCGTGGCTGGATACCATCCTCGCGGATGTATCGGCCGGCGCGGAGTGA
- a CDS encoding Lrp/AsnC family transcriptional regulator, whose amino-acid sequence MSSPAADGDDWRAGLDDVDAALIDGYQSGFPIEERPFRRVAEDLGITEPEALRRVERLREEGIFRRFGPVLNPPVIGASTLAAVSAPEERFEEVAEVINSYQQVNHNYRRDHEWNMWFVVTAGSLETRDEIIADIEARTGCEVLNLPMLTDFYIDLEFPVVNTDRFARESLAETEVEATRISETAAADLSALDKALLLEIQDGFPLSETPYRDVAAAVDAPVEDVLAAIERLQADGCIKRIGCVVNHVVTGFDANCMVVWDVPDEHLDEWGEVVGKLPYVTLCYHRPRRPEQGWPYNLFTMIHGRDAEAVAAKIDELADEYLPVGHERLYSTATLKQTGARYEEIVADE is encoded by the coding sequence ATGAGTTCGCCCGCGGCCGACGGCGACGACTGGCGCGCCGGCCTCGACGACGTCGACGCCGCCCTCATCGACGGCTATCAGTCCGGCTTCCCCATCGAGGAGCGGCCGTTCCGACGCGTCGCCGAGGACCTCGGCATCACCGAACCCGAGGCGCTCCGGCGCGTCGAGCGACTGCGCGAGGAGGGCATCTTCCGCCGGTTCGGCCCCGTCCTCAATCCGCCCGTCATCGGTGCCTCGACGCTGGCCGCGGTCAGCGCCCCCGAGGAGCGCTTCGAGGAAGTAGCCGAGGTCATCAACTCCTACCAGCAGGTCAACCACAACTACCGGCGGGACCACGAGTGGAACATGTGGTTCGTCGTCACTGCCGGGTCGCTGGAGACGCGCGACGAGATTATAGCTGATATCGAGGCCCGGACCGGCTGTGAGGTGCTGAACCTCCCGATGCTGACCGACTTCTACATCGACCTCGAATTTCCGGTGGTCAATACGGACCGGTTCGCCCGCGAGTCGCTGGCCGAAACCGAGGTGGAGGCAACCCGCATCTCCGAGACGGCCGCCGCGGACCTCTCGGCGCTCGACAAGGCGCTCCTGCTGGAGATTCAGGACGGCTTCCCTCTCTCGGAGACGCCGTACCGTGATGTCGCTGCGGCCGTCGACGCCCCTGTCGAGGACGTGCTGGCGGCCATCGAACGGCTTCAGGCCGACGGCTGTATCAAGCGCATCGGCTGTGTCGTCAACCACGTCGTCACGGGTTTCGACGCCAACTGCATGGTCGTCTGGGACGTGCCCGACGAACACCTCGACGAGTGGGGCGAGGTCGTCGGTAAACTCCCCTATGTGACGCTGTGCTACCACCGACCGCGACGGCCCGAACAGGGGTGGCCGTACAACCTCTTTACCATGATTCACGGCCGCGATGCGGAGGCCGTCGCCGCGAAAATCGACGAACTGGCCGACGAGTACCTGCCCGTCGGCCACGAACGGCTCTACTCGACGGCGACGCTGAAACAGACGGGCGCGCGCTACGAGGAAATCGTCGCCGACGAGTAG
- a CDS encoding GNAT family N-acetyltransferase — METSERPTFESEAGEEIYRYVERHGTAARHRVREVTSLDPDEFQDALERLKSRGYLEDDGGTLEVALDVGSVEAYDADDFEYVIRPAQQSDFEGLVDAIRDVTAEDTYIVAESIAEQLLYEDTVTRHNKVESRVFFVAAVDGEVVGWSHLDLPQLDKLQSTAQLTVGVKSDYQDHGIGTKLMERALDWAEANGYRKVYNSVPTTNDEAVAFLESRGWDTEGIRKDHYSIGDEYVDEVMLAYTF; from the coding sequence ATGGAAACGAGCGAACGGCCGACGTTCGAATCGGAGGCCGGCGAGGAAATCTATCGGTACGTCGAACGGCACGGGACGGCCGCCCGCCACCGCGTCCGCGAGGTGACGTCGCTGGACCCCGACGAGTTTCAGGACGCCCTCGAACGGCTGAAGAGTCGCGGCTACCTCGAAGACGACGGCGGCACGCTGGAAGTCGCACTCGATGTCGGCTCCGTGGAGGCCTACGACGCCGACGACTTCGAGTACGTCATTCGCCCCGCCCAGCAGTCGGATTTCGAGGGCCTCGTCGACGCGATTCGGGACGTCACCGCCGAGGATACCTACATCGTCGCCGAATCCATCGCCGAACAACTGCTCTACGAGGATACGGTCACCCGGCACAACAAGGTCGAATCCCGCGTCTTCTTCGTCGCGGCGGTCGACGGCGAGGTGGTCGGCTGGTCGCATCTCGATTTGCCCCAACTCGACAAACTCCAGAGTACCGCCCAGTTGACCGTCGGCGTCAAAAGCGACTATCAGGACCACGGAATCGGCACCAAACTCATGGAACGGGCCCTCGACTGGGCCGAAGCCAACGGCTATCGGAAAGTCTACAACAGCGTGCCGACCACCAACGACGAAGCCGTCGCGTTCCTGGAATCACGCGGCTGGGACACCGAAGGCATCCGCAAGGACCACTACAGCATCGGCGACGAATACGTCGACGAAGTGATGCTCGCCTACACGTTCTGA
- the gpmI gene encoding 2,3-bisphosphoglycerate-independent phosphoglycerate mutase has protein sequence MRAALVILDGWGLGDGDESDAVAAAETPTFDRLRETGAFGTLETHGRRVGLPEGQMGNSEVGHLNIGSGRVVKQESTRITDDIAADAFADNEAISGALQHADDNDGRVHFMGLVSDGGVHSHQEHLHALIELAAEQGVDAVTHAFTDGRDTAPKGGAGYLSELASVVDEAGTGDVATVCGRYYAMDRDQNWERTKRAYDAIVNREAPHEADSAVEAVEASYERGDTDEYVEPTLVADRPALEDSDSVVFFNFRADRARQLVRMLADIDPVWEFDTSPPEIELVTMTEYDKTFDLPVAYPPLEPENTLGEVLAAENLTQLRMAESEKYAHVTYFLNGGREVEFDGEHREIVDSPDVATYDKQPAMSAEELTDTAIGRIESHDPDVLVLNYANPDMVGHTGDFEAAKAAVEAVDAQLARLETAVRDAGGHLLVTADHGNADDMGTAEDPHTAHTTNPVPFIYVASDGSDGDQRVREGGTLADIAPTLLSLIDVEKPGAMTGESLLE, from the coding sequence ATGAGAGCAGCGCTGGTCATTCTCGACGGGTGGGGCCTCGGAGACGGCGACGAATCCGACGCCGTCGCCGCCGCCGAGACGCCGACCTTCGACCGCTTGCGCGAGACGGGCGCCTTCGGAACGCTCGAAACCCACGGCCGGCGGGTCGGACTGCCGGAAGGACAGATGGGCAACAGCGAAGTCGGCCACTTAAATATCGGCTCGGGCCGCGTCGTCAAGCAGGAATCGACCCGCATCACCGACGACATCGCCGCCGACGCCTTCGCGGACAACGAGGCCATCAGCGGCGCCCTACAGCACGCCGACGACAACGACGGCCGCGTCCACTTCATGGGGCTGGTCAGCGACGGCGGCGTCCACTCCCATCAGGAACACCTCCACGCGCTCATCGAACTCGCCGCCGAGCAGGGCGTCGACGCGGTCACCCACGCCTTCACCGACGGCCGCGATACGGCACCGAAAGGCGGCGCAGGCTACCTCTCGGAACTGGCGTCCGTCGTCGACGAGGCCGGGACGGGTGACGTCGCGACGGTCTGTGGCCGCTACTACGCGATGGACCGCGACCAGAACTGGGAGCGGACGAAGCGCGCCTACGACGCCATCGTCAATCGCGAGGCGCCACACGAAGCCGACTCGGCCGTCGAAGCCGTCGAAGCCTCCTACGAGCGCGGCGACACCGACGAATACGTCGAACCGACGCTCGTTGCCGACCGGCCGGCACTCGAAGACAGCGATTCGGTCGTCTTCTTCAACTTCCGTGCGGACCGCGCGCGCCAACTCGTGCGGATGCTCGCGGACATCGACCCCGTCTGGGAGTTCGACACCTCACCGCCGGAAATCGAACTCGTGACGATGACGGAGTACGACAAGACGTTTGACCTGCCCGTCGCCTACCCGCCGCTGGAGCCAGAAAACACCCTGGGCGAAGTCCTCGCGGCGGAGAATCTCACCCAGTTGCGGATGGCCGAATCCGAGAAATACGCCCACGTCACCTACTTCCTCAACGGCGGCCGCGAGGTGGAATTCGACGGCGAGCATCGCGAAATCGTCGACAGCCCGGACGTGGCGACCTACGACAAACAGCCGGCGATGTCCGCCGAGGAACTCACCGACACCGCCATCGGCCGTATCGAGAGCCACGACCCCGACGTGCTCGTGCTCAATTACGCCAACCCCGACATGGTCGGCCACACGGGCGATTTCGAGGCGGCCAAGGCAGCCGTCGAGGCCGTCGACGCACAACTCGCGCGGCTCGAAACGGCCGTCCGAGACGCGGGCGGCCACCTGCTCGTGACCGCCGACCACGGCAACGCCGACGACATGGGTACAGCGGAGGACCCGCACACGGCCCACACCACCAATCCCGTCCCGTTCATCTACGTTGCCTCCGACGGCAGCGACGGCGACCAGCGGGTCCGAGAAGGTGGAACTCTCGCTGATATCGCACCGACACTACTATCGCTCATCGACGTCGAGAAACCCGGGGCGATGACTGGCGAAAGCCTGCTCGAATAA
- a CDS encoding L-aspartate oxidase, producing the protein MQERTTDLLVVGSGVAGCAAALAGARAGADVTLATKASRPEDSTSYWAQGGVAVSRGDPEAFKQDIIEASDGIADPEAVDVLVSEADEAVRDVFVDTLDVDFDENGDGPDYCQEAAHSEARILHVDASTGKHVLAPFLNHLQGHERVEVLEDTAALELLTHEGRVHGAMLERDGDWAPCYAGATVLATGGIGACYQRSTNPPTATGDGIAMSALAGADVEDMEYVQFHPTAFAGGDEDAGQGTFLLSEAIRGEGALLRNANDERFMPDYHEDAELAPRDVVARAVKAERERTGEVTLDVSPLDFEGEFPDLHAECENRGVDPTDGIPVAPAEHFLCGGIDVDTKGRSSLDRLFAVGECARTGVHGANRLASTSLLEALVFGLRVGEAAAGFDAERVEAPELLDSDPDLPESFAAEKFVRLRRVLDEFVGIERTPEDLSRAAGVLRRLKGEIDAYTRTRTSRSLYELRSACVSALLVTRAAAENGTSRGCHHIAEEGTTVDAD; encoded by the coding sequence ATGCAGGAACGGACTACCGACCTACTGGTCGTCGGCAGCGGCGTCGCGGGCTGTGCGGCCGCGCTGGCCGGCGCACGGGCGGGCGCCGACGTGACGCTCGCGACGAAAGCCAGCCGGCCCGAGGATTCGACCTCGTACTGGGCGCAGGGTGGCGTCGCGGTCTCTCGGGGCGACCCCGAGGCGTTCAAGCAGGACATCATCGAGGCCAGCGACGGGATTGCGGACCCCGAAGCGGTCGACGTCCTCGTTTCGGAGGCCGACGAAGCCGTTCGGGACGTGTTCGTCGACACCCTTGACGTCGATTTCGACGAAAACGGCGATGGCCCCGACTACTGTCAGGAAGCCGCCCACAGCGAGGCGCGCATCCTCCACGTCGACGCCTCGACGGGCAAGCACGTGCTGGCACCGTTCCTGAACCACCTGCAGGGCCACGAGCGCGTCGAGGTACTGGAGGACACCGCGGCGCTCGAACTCCTGACTCACGAGGGGCGAGTCCACGGTGCGATGCTGGAACGCGACGGCGACTGGGCGCCCTGCTATGCTGGCGCGACGGTACTCGCGACCGGCGGTATCGGTGCGTGCTATCAGCGCTCAACGAACCCGCCGACAGCGACCGGTGACGGCATCGCGATGTCTGCCCTCGCTGGCGCGGACGTCGAGGACATGGAGTACGTGCAGTTCCATCCGACTGCTTTCGCTGGTGGGGACGAGGATGCCGGCCAAGGCACCTTCCTTCTCAGCGAGGCCATCCGCGGCGAGGGCGCGCTCCTCCGAAACGCCAACGACGAACGGTTCATGCCCGACTACCACGAGGACGCCGAACTCGCGCCGCGTGACGTGGTCGCCCGCGCGGTGAAGGCCGAACGCGAACGTACCGGCGAAGTGACGCTGGACGTCTCGCCGCTGGATTTCGAGGGCGAGTTCCCGGACCTCCACGCCGAATGTGAGAATCGGGGCGTCGACCCCACCGACGGGATTCCGGTCGCGCCCGCCGAGCACTTCCTCTGTGGCGGCATCGATGTCGACACTAAGGGTCGGTCCTCGCTGGACCGGCTCTTCGCGGTCGGCGAGTGTGCCCGAACTGGTGTTCACGGCGCGAACCGGCTGGCCTCGACCAGCCTGCTGGAAGCGCTCGTGTTCGGACTTCGGGTGGGGGAGGCCGCCGCCGGCTTCGATGCCGAACGCGTCGAGGCGCCCGAGTTGCTCGATAGCGATCCCGACCTGCCGGAGAGCTTCGCGGCCGAGAAGTTCGTCCGTCTGCGCCGGGTACTGGACGAGTTCGTCGGCATCGAACGCACGCCGGAGGACCTCTCGCGTGCCGCGGGCGTCCTCCGGCGGCTGAAGGGCGAAATCGACGCCTACACCCGAACCCGGACGAGTCGCTCGCTGTACGAACTCCGGAGCGCCTGCGTGAGCGCGCTGCTGGTGACCCGTGCGGCCGCCGAGAACGGCACCTCGCGGGGCTGTCACCACATCGCCGAGGAGGGGACCACCGTTGACGCTGATTGA
- a CDS encoding flavin-containing monooxygenase: MSVDDQHEAGDAPEVDAVVVGAGFSGLYMLHRLRELGLSVRVYEKADGVGGTWYWNRYPGARCDSESHIYCYSFDDDLLESWEWSERYPEQPEILDYLNFAADHLDLRRDIEFETEVTAATFDDGTGLWEVETADGQRVTTRFFISAVGCLSEPFMPDFDGLDEFAGEWYHTSRWPDGGVDFDGKRVGVIGTGSTGIQTIPEIAERAGHLTVFQRTPNYAVPARNRPLEEDEYEEIRANYDDIWERARYSRLGMPFDSEENSARRLSEKEIHEILEKRWQQGGFRFLHAFEPGHVLSNEETNEIISEFIRSKIRETVDDPDTAEILVPTDHPYGSKRPPMDYNDYYGTYNREDVSLVDVDSAPITEFTADGIRTTDDHYDLDIVVFATGFDAMTGALLAFDIEGRNGHSLEEKWSAGPQTYLGLGINGFPNLFTITGPQSPSVLTNMPMAIEQHVEWISDCIEYMDSEGYSHIEPTEESESQWVSQTNMLADQMLFSEADSWYRGENVPDKPTVFTPFPGGLEMYRDICETVREKGYDGFELRRAADAPTAEQ, encoded by the coding sequence GTGTCTGTTGACGACCAACACGAAGCCGGAGACGCGCCCGAGGTCGACGCCGTCGTCGTCGGGGCGGGCTTTTCCGGACTCTACATGCTGCATCGCCTGCGGGAACTAGGGCTGTCGGTCCGCGTCTACGAGAAGGCCGACGGCGTCGGCGGGACGTGGTACTGGAACCGGTATCCGGGCGCTCGCTGCGACAGCGAGAGCCACATCTACTGTTATTCCTTCGACGACGACCTGCTGGAGTCGTGGGAATGGAGCGAACGCTACCCCGAACAGCCGGAAATCCTCGACTACCTCAACTTCGCCGCCGACCACCTCGATTTGCGCCGCGATATCGAGTTCGAGACGGAGGTGACGGCGGCGACCTTCGACGACGGGACCGGCCTCTGGGAGGTCGAGACGGCCGACGGCCAGCGGGTGACGACGCGCTTCTTCATCAGCGCCGTTGGCTGTCTCTCCGAACCGTTCATGCCCGACTTCGACGGCCTCGACGAGTTCGCGGGCGAGTGGTATCACACGAGTCGCTGGCCCGACGGCGGCGTCGACTTCGATGGCAAGCGCGTCGGCGTCATCGGCACCGGGTCGACGGGTATCCAGACCATTCCGGAAATCGCCGAACGTGCGGGTCACCTGACCGTTTTCCAGCGGACGCCGAACTACGCGGTCCCCGCACGGAACCGCCCGCTCGAGGAGGACGAATACGAAGAGATTCGGGCGAACTACGACGACATCTGGGAGCGGGCCCGATACTCGCGTCTCGGAATGCCCTTCGATAGCGAGGAGAACTCCGCACGACGCCTCTCCGAGAAGGAGATTCACGAGATTCTGGAGAAGCGCTGGCAACAGGGCGGCTTCCGCTTTCTGCACGCCTTCGAACCCGGCCACGTCCTCTCCAACGAGGAGACGAACGAGATAATCTCGGAGTTCATCCGTTCGAAGATTCGCGAGACGGTCGACGACCCCGACACCGCCGAGATACTCGTCCCGACGGACCACCCTTACGGATCCAAGCGGCCGCCGATGGACTACAACGACTACTACGGGACCTACAACCGCGAGGACGTCAGTCTGGTCGACGTCGATTCGGCGCCGATAACCGAATTCACCGCCGACGGCATCCGGACGACCGACGACCACTACGACCTCGATATCGTCGTTTTCGCGACCGGCTTCGATGCGATGACCGGCGCCTTGCTCGCGTTCGACATCGAGGGGCGAAACGGCCACTCGCTGGAGGAAAAGTGGTCCGCGGGCCCACAGACGTATCTCGGCCTCGGTATCAATGGTTTCCCGAACCTGTTCACTATCACCGGCCCGCAGAGTCCCTCCGTGCTGACCAACATGCCGATGGCCATCGAACAGCACGTCGAGTGGATTTCCGACTGCATCGAGTACATGGACAGCGAGGGCTACAGCCACATCGAACCGACCGAGGAATCCGAATCCCAGTGGGTCTCCCAGACGAACATGCTGGCCGACCAGATGCTCTTCTCGGAGGCCGATTCGTGGTATCGCGGCGAGAACGTCCCCGACAAACCGACCGTCTTCACGCCCTTCCCCGGCGGTCTGGAGATGTACCGAGACATCTGTGAGACGGTTCGCGAGAAGGGGTACGATGGCTTCGAATTGCGGCGTGCGGCCGACGCGCCGACCGCCGAGCAGTAG